A genome region from Arachidicoccus soli includes the following:
- the ltrA gene encoding group II intron reverse transcriptase/maturase: protein MNQQSEAEKKVEKSSSSRDVKPPEEARALDGAVAGDRIEKGSNPPELRLIDKLLNIDNLNEAFIKVVDNKGAAGVDGMEVGDLKLFLRKNWPTIEQQLKQGKYKPQPVKKVEIPKPDGGVRMLGIPTVLDRFLQQALLQVLTPIWEPTFSDNSFGFRPGRKAIDAVKRAKGYQEEGYRIVIDMDLSKFFDEIPHDRLMSKIMLKTPGEREIHKLIHGYLTAGMMKDGLIEDRSKGSPQGSPCSPLLSNIVLDELDKELEKRGHRFCRYADDVNVYVKTKRAGDRAAASIQNFVEKKMKLKVNKEKSKVDRPVKRKFLGFSFYYKKGKQMGIRVAPKSVTRLKETLRDLFHQGRGRSLPGFIHNDLNPVIRGWFNYYRPADMKSLSQDLDEWIRHRLRNILWRQWKRNWTRFLNLRKGGLSEEHAVRSAFNQRGPWFNSGASHMNLAFPKKYFDELRLFSFVDAYKVYTASQESSSPT from the coding sequence ATGAATCAACAGTCAGAAGCAGAAAAGAAGGTGGAAAAATCTTCATCATCAAGGGATGTAAAACCTCCGGAAGAGGCAAGGGCCCTCGATGGTGCCGTTGCTGGTGACCGCATAGAGAAAGGAAGTAATCCCCCTGAACTCCGCTTAATTGACAAACTCCTAAACATTGATAACTTGAATGAAGCTTTCATTAAAGTCGTAGACAATAAAGGAGCTGCCGGAGTAGATGGGATGGAAGTAGGAGATCTAAAATTATTTCTAAGGAAAAATTGGCCGACAATAGAGCAGCAGCTGAAACAAGGAAAATACAAACCGCAGCCAGTCAAGAAGGTAGAGATACCCAAGCCAGACGGTGGTGTGCGCATGTTAGGTATTCCTACAGTATTAGACAGGTTTCTGCAACAAGCTCTATTGCAAGTCCTTACCCCAATCTGGGAGCCAACCTTCTCGGACAATAGCTTCGGCTTTCGTCCGGGTCGCAAAGCGATCGATGCGGTAAAGCGAGCAAAAGGATATCAGGAAGAGGGATATCGGATTGTTATCGACATGGACCTCTCAAAATTCTTCGATGAGATTCCTCACGATAGACTAATGAGCAAAATCATGCTAAAAACGCCGGGAGAACGAGAAATTCACAAACTCATCCATGGATATTTAACTGCCGGAATGATGAAAGATGGACTAATTGAAGATCGATCAAAGGGCTCTCCACAAGGGTCCCCTTGTAGTCCACTCTTGTCTAATATCGTGCTCGATGAACTAGACAAAGAATTGGAAAAACGTGGCCATCGATTTTGCCGTTATGCTGATGATGTTAATGTGTATGTGAAGACGAAAAGAGCAGGTGATAGGGCTGCCGCCTCCATTCAGAATTTTGTCGAGAAAAAGATGAAACTGAAAGTAAACAAGGAAAAGAGTAAGGTCGACAGACCGGTAAAACGGAAGTTTCTCGGTTTCTCCTTCTATTATAAGAAGGGAAAACAAATGGGTATTCGAGTTGCTCCTAAAAGCGTTACTCGTTTAAAGGAAACACTTAGAGACCTATTCCATCAAGGCCGTGGGCGTAGTTTACCTGGATTTATCCACAACGATCTTAATCCCGTTATACGAGGTTGGTTTAACTACTACCGTCCTGCAGATATGAAATCCCTCAGCCAAGATTTGGACGAATGGATTCGACACCGCTTACGCAACATTCTTTGGCGACAATGGAAACGCAATTGGACAAGATTCTTGAACCTCCGTAAAGGTGGGCTATCCGAGGAGCATGCAGTTCGCTCTGCCTTTAATCAGCGTGGACCGTGGTTCAACTCCGGTGCCTCACACATGAATCTCGCATTTCCTAAGAAATATTTTGATGAGCTACGACTTTTTAGCTTCGTAGATGCCTATAAAGTCTACACAGCTTCTCAGGAAAGTAGTTCTCCAACGTAA
- the purD gene encoding phosphoribosylamine--glycine ligase: MMNILLLGAGGREHALAWKIKQSPLCNKLFIAPGNAGTSMFGENVGIGVNEFEEQKEFCLNNQIEMIVVGPEDPLVNGVYDFFKAQNDWNGIVVGPSKFAAQLEGSKAFSKKFMQRHEIPTAGYAEFNKENFEDGKVYIQQHSLPIVLKADGLAAGKGVVIAQSHVEALQVFEEMILHKQFGEASSKVVIEEFLDGIEVSVFVLTDGKEYKILGHAKDYKRIGEGDTGLNTGGMGCVTPVPFVNDDFMQKIETKIIRPTIEGLAKEKIVYKGFVFFGLINVKGEPMVIEYNCRMGDPETEVVIPRLKNDLVALFVAMENSNLPQQIIETDDRACATVVAVSGGYPGDYEKGKVISLPQNIPTDSIVFHAGTKEHNGNVVTNGGRVLAVTSFGDNINDAAKQSKKLLKEISFEGMNFRKDIGYEFE, from the coding sequence ATGATGAATATACTTCTATTGGGCGCGGGTGGACGAGAACATGCTTTAGCCTGGAAAATAAAGCAAAGCCCTCTGTGTAATAAACTATTTATTGCACCTGGAAATGCCGGGACATCTATGTTTGGAGAAAATGTAGGCATTGGGGTAAATGAGTTTGAAGAACAAAAAGAGTTTTGTTTAAATAATCAAATTGAAATGATTGTTGTTGGGCCGGAAGACCCTTTGGTCAATGGAGTATATGATTTTTTTAAAGCGCAAAATGATTGGAATGGTATTGTCGTTGGACCCTCAAAATTTGCTGCGCAGCTAGAAGGAAGCAAAGCTTTCTCTAAAAAATTTATGCAACGTCACGAGATTCCTACTGCTGGCTACGCAGAATTTAATAAAGAGAATTTTGAAGATGGCAAAGTATATATTCAACAGCATTCTCTTCCTATCGTATTAAAAGCGGATGGTCTAGCCGCGGGCAAAGGCGTTGTGATTGCACAATCCCATGTAGAAGCCTTACAAGTTTTTGAAGAAATGATTTTGCATAAGCAATTTGGTGAAGCTTCTTCTAAAGTAGTTATTGAAGAATTTCTGGATGGAATTGAAGTGAGTGTTTTTGTGTTGACAGATGGTAAAGAATATAAAATTCTTGGCCACGCCAAAGATTATAAACGTATTGGTGAAGGTGACACTGGATTAAACACGGGGGGAATGGGGTGTGTTACGCCGGTTCCTTTTGTGAATGATGATTTCATGCAAAAAATTGAAACAAAGATCATTCGACCAACAATTGAAGGCCTAGCAAAAGAAAAGATTGTTTATAAAGGGTTTGTTTTTTTTGGATTGATTAATGTAAAGGGTGAGCCAATGGTGATTGAATATAATTGCAGAATGGGCGACCCGGAAACAGAAGTCGTTATTCCAAGATTGAAGAATGATTTAGTAGCTCTTTTCGTCGCTATGGAAAATAGTAACTTACCCCAACAAATTATTGAAACAGATGACCGTGCTTGTGCAACGGTAGTTGCTGTGAGTGGTGGTTATCCGGGGGATTATGAAAAGGGAAAAGTTATTTCTTTGCCGCAAAATATTCCAACCGATTCTATCGTTTTTCATGCTGGCACAAAAGAACATAATGGAAATGTCGTGACGAATGGTGGGCGTGTTTTGGCTGTTACTTCTTTTGGCGACAATATTAATGATGCTGCAAAACAATCGAAAAAACTATTAAAAGAAATTTCTTTTGAAGGAATGAATTTCAGAAAAGATATTGGTTATGAATTTGAATAA